The Desulfohalobium retbaense DSM 5692 region TTCAGCAAAAACTGAAAAGGGGTCTTTATGATTATTTCACTGCTCAATCAAAAGGGCGGTGTCGGAAAAACCACCCTGGCTGTCTCGCTGGCCGGCTAACTTGCTCAGATGGGGAGCCGGGTGCTTTTGATCGACGCAGACCCCCAGGGATCCGCCTTGGATTGGGCCGCAGCCAGAGAAGGGGAGCCATTGTTTCCTGTGGTCGGATTGCCCAGGCCCACGGTCCACAAAGAAATTCAGGGCTTCGTCGGGGATTACGACCATATTGTGATCGATGGGGCACCACGGGTCACGGACCTGGCCCGGTCGGTCATCATGGCCTCCGATGTGGTGGTCATACCAGTGCAGCCCTCGCCCTATGACATTTGGAGCGCCGAAGAGGTGGTGGGCCTGGTCAACGAGGGCGCTATCTACAAAGATCGCCTGAAATCATGTTTTGTAATAAATCGTAAAATCGTAAATACGGCGATAGGCCGGGACGTGAAAGAAGCGCTGGCCAACTATGATTTGCCGATTCTGGCGGGCACGGTCGGTCAACGAGTGCTCTTTGCCGAGGCGGTGGCCTCCGGGCTGACCGTCTCCGAGGTGGATCCGAAGAGCAGCGCAGCGGCAGAGGTACAGGGGGTCGCCGCCGAAGTCTTGGAACTCTAGGGGGAGATCATGGCGAAAAAGGTAGGCTTGGGGCCGAGACCCACAAGGAAGGCGAAATCGGATCAGAGCCAAAACGCATGGGTATCCGGGGCGGACCAGGGCGCAGAGGCGAAAAAGCGCCTGACAATCGATATTTCCGAATCATTACACCGCAGAATCAAGGCCGACTGTGCCAGCCGGGGAACGAAGATTGCCGATGAAGTCCGGGCGTTGTTGGCTGAAAAATTTGAAGGCTAAAAAAAGTTACTGGTCTGACCGGTGCGGTCATTGCTCATTGACTATTCCTTAGGAATGTTTGAGCGATAAAAGGCTCGGGCTCCCTCTGCAGACCATTGCCCGCTGCCGGACAATGGCGGCAAACCCTCGTTGTTTAGGGTGTCGGCTACGTCCCACCAGGACGTGCCCTTCCTGCGTAGCTGGCGAATCCGCTCGACACGCACAAGCACAGGATCGGGCTCCGGTTCGGCTGTGTATCCATATTCGACTACAAGCTGATGGATACGGGCACGGACCAGGGCCGCCCGGTTTACCTTGAGAATGTCAGCGTCCTCGATCCAGGCGAGTACCCAGCGCCGCCTTTCCTCTGCTCCTGCCGTGACCCGCTCTAGCTCTTGCCACCAGAAGCGTTCAAGATTGATTGAATAGACCCGACTGCCCTGCCGGAAGCTGCGCCGCTCGTGGCCGAAATCAAGATCAAACTCCATGACCATACGGAACACCCTTTTTGGCTTGTAGTCAATATAGACTACATAGCAAACGAAGGCAAGCCACCTTTGGCGAAATGTCGGGAACAAAAAAACCCGGAGCCCAAAGGTACCGGGCTGTGGGCTTTGAAAATCAAAGCGGAACTAGAGAAAGATCCGGTAATCCAGGTTCAGCACTTCAGCCAAACGCTTAGCCCGGTCCTTTCCGATCTCCAGTTTCCCATTCTCCATGCTCGAAAGATGGCTCTGAGCGATCCCTGTCTTTTCGGAAAGCTCGACCTGAGTCAGGCCCGACCGGTTCCGGGCTGCCCGCAAAATGACGCTGTATTCGGGCTCAACCTCAAGCTCAGGGAAGAGTTCACGCCAAGGGACACAATCGCTCGTGTCTACATAGCCATGTTTTTTGAGGTCCCGGAGCACTTCAGCCTTTTTTTCCTTGGGACCGGTGATCCGGATGTCCACGGTGTCAGTATGGTGCTTTTTCGTGCGTACCTGCATAAGTCACCTCGATAAGGTTGATTTCTTCGCCAACCTCTTCCCAAACAACCACATACGTGGGCTGGCCGCCCTTGATGTGGCAATGGTGCTTGTTGGGGCCCAGCTTGGAATAGTTGGGCCAATTTCCTCTGACCGGACCGGCGTCCTCCATTTCCCGCAGCAGGACCAGAAAATTGTCTCTCGCCACGGCAGGGAGTTTCAACAGATTTTTCTTGACTTTGTTTTTTACTTTCACCGTCCAGGCCATGATTCTTGGATATTCCTTTTTTTAGTATATTGTCAATGTGGGATCGGCCTTTTTGCACCCTCAAGGAATCGGGGTGAATAGGTGTCGAGTGCATTTTATCTCAAAAATTCTGAAGCGCTTTTTGCCGAAGCCCTGCCATTGTCACGGGGAACCGAGGCCTTGCTGTTAAAGGCTTCAGCTATCTTTTCCTTTGGCGACGGGCTACGTCACTCGTACTCAAAATCCAGGACGAACTCTATGACCATGCGAACCCCCTTTTTGCCATGTAGTTTATATTGACTACATAATAAACGAGGCCAATTCCCTCCTGACGAACACCATGGACAAAACAGCCCTGAACCTCCGGGTTGTGATATTTGAGAGGTCAAACAGGACTAAAGAAAGACCCAATGATCCAGGCTCAGAATTTAAGCCAAACGCTTGGCCTGGTCCTTTCCGATCTCCAGCTTCCCATTCTCCATGCTCAAAAGATGGCTCTGAGCGATCCCTGTCTTCTCGGAAAACTCGACCTGGGTCAGACCCGAGCGATTCCCGGGCTGCCTGCAAAATGACGCTGTATTCGGGCTTGTCCTCAAACTCGGGAAAGAGTTCACGCCAGGGAACAGAGTCACTCGTGTCCACATACCCAAGCAGACAACTCCCACGAACCATACAAAGCACCTTAAAGTTGTTGACAGGCAGGGATTTTAAGCCATATACCCCCCTAAGGTTTGCAACATAATATTAAGGGGTTTATGATGGCTAT contains the following coding sequences:
- a CDS encoding plasmid partition protein ParG, which gives rise to MAKKVGLGPRPTRKAKSDQSQNAWVSGADQGAEAKKRLTIDISESLHRRIKADCASRGTKIADEVRALLAEKFEG
- a CDS encoding helix-turn-helix domain-containing protein is translated as MWTRVTLFPGVNSFPSLRTSPNTASFCRQPGNRSGLTQVEFSEKTGIAQSHLLSMENGKLEIGKDQAKRLA
- a CDS encoding helix-turn-helix domain-containing protein, giving the protein MQVRTKKHHTDTVDIRITGPKEKKAEVLRDLKKHGYVDTSDCVPWRELFPELEVEPEYSVILRAARNRSGLTQVELSEKTGIAQSHLSSMENGKLEIGKDRAKRLAEVLNLDYRIFL